ccttactgtgtcggtgattaaggtacgcctgttaatcactgctctaattgagaaataatcctaagtACGCCcgcaagatttaattccccaattgccttacgtattagaggagtcctattctaaccaaataacgcactactagggttatttcagattagcccgcgtatccccctgacacaaacctaatcatgctagttgtcactatttcaaggcaattaaacaattacggatttaatgccctaattgataatagattatcaaatcaactaattatccggatccacgacaatcaattaattaaataatcatgaATACTGCAATCAAGGGATAtgtgaataccaataaataaaagaaaagtataaaattaaatcaatctcacaatttttaagCGAACCAAAgcctccgttgttccttgactagagtgaagaaattagttcatatttgaCGCGAAAAACCCATACAAAATTGTAGAGAGAGTCGCGGCCATTGTTGCTAATTCTTGAGAGTTCAACTCGTTCCAATCAAGAAGGTAAGCGAGATACAGAAAGTTATCAATTGGATTTCGCTTGTCTTCAACATACGAAGAGAAATGCTACTATAAAGCTAACAAGGAAAAGTCCAAAGCTAGGCTCCAGGGAATGATTCAATTCATCCCAATTGCCTCCTGACATCCGATAGCCAATGCTATCAAGAGTCCCTACTAACACATcatgaagaaaagtcaaaaggaaGCTATCTAATATATAGTCTCGACTACTCTAATGCTTTTTCTAATTGCTCTCTATGAATTGCCCCCTTCAGCGGCTCTACAGAGGAAGAAGAGAAGCCCTCCTCGTCCTTCCCTCTTCAGCAATTACTAAAATGGGCAAAAGTTTTTCTTTGCCAACAATGCCTCTGGGATAAGCTCTGTGGCTTGGACTCCTTTCTTGTTAAATTTGgcacttgttatcatattttcgttctactccctgaaataaatgtaaaataccaaaagtgagtagaatttaACAATTAATCCAAATCGGGTCAGGTAAtaagggaaattaataataaaataaatgataaaattgcaacctatcaagcAGCAAGCATGGGAAGTAGAAGAAtatgaaaaacaaaataatcgAAGGGGGGAAAAATTATAAAGACTATTACGAGAATAGGGGGAGGGGAAATAGAGCATCACTTACAATAGATGTAATAGCAGATAGCAGAAAACACCAATAACAGCGAATGAAGAAAGACGCACAAGGAAACAAAGGGAAGGAAAAGCCCAAGGAAGAAGAAGTGGAAGCAATACATAAAACGaagcaaaacaagaaaagcaaGCTGAAATTCAAGGAAAAGAGATTTACATGATTACCTATCTTCTTTTCGATGCATGAAAACCCGGGAAAGCATGTTTAAAGATGTGCAAATCTCGCATGGATACGCCATCTCACATGGAGGCGCCAAAATTTAATGAACTGCAGATTGTGTAGGGTGAGAGGTGAATCCACCGACCAATAGAAAGAATGGGCAAGGCGGCTGCTTATTTTGTATAGCTTGATTGATGATGACGAAGGAAGCAAGCAATGGATAGTGACCAATCTGAattgggggagggggagggggggaaTTAGAAAATGGGCGGTGCAGGGGCATGATGCTGACGACGGAGCAAAAGGCAGCAACCCACCTAAGATGTTCCTTTCCAACACACGAGCCACGTGATTTCCGCATGAGTAGGACGAAAGACCAGCAAACAATTGAAGTACCATTCTCACTTTATATATAAAGTTCTTTAGTATACAATACTTCCAAAGTTAaaggtggggggggggggaggtcTGCCCAAGCTTGGTCAATAAGAGCCCAAATGCTGCATTATCCTAATGCTACCAGGCCCAGATCTAACATTGTTCTAGGGGAACTTGGCCCATGAAAAGCCATGAGTCACTTAGATGTGATCtcttcagtttttttttctttttttttttttttagggaatGTGATCTCTTCAGTTAAATTACAAAACTGTTCCTTGTGGAACTAAATTAAACTGAACCCTATTCTCTAAACGTTCCAAAATTGGGAAACTTTTCAATATTTGTACaatgataaatataattatgCATTGATCGATTAATGGAATACTTTTTTCTAATTACTGTCCTACCCCTCCTTCCTATTTGTGACTGTCACACATAAAATTTGAACCATAAACTTAATAGTGAAAAAGATTCTAAAAATCCTCCCTGATCACTAGATCGAAATGGATTACATTACACTTGCACAATGTAAACAAGACCTCTCATTGAGCTACTTTGTGGTTCTACTAAaagtttgaatttcaaaaaatacactgcatattttattttattgctgGAAGTGATAATTTACTTCAGCGATTATAAAGCTCATAAGTAGTTTTGGTGTACCACAGACGGTCTACGTTCCCAGTATTCAGACCTTGAGATGCACATCTGGAAAATTCAGTAGAAATTAGTATAATACTGCCAAAAAAAATGTACGCATATAAAAATGGGCAATCAATCTTCTTTTATAACTTCTTAGTCTTCTTATCATTTTCCAAAAAGACATATATCATAGACGCCTTGGACGTGGATTTGTTTGAAAGCCAATTTTTTTGGACCCTTGTGTGGAGTTTATACAAATACAATTTCTTAAAAAGCATATTTAAGTAAAACGttcaaaaaaacaaattaaaaggATCTATGGAGAAAAAGGGTATAAAGTTCCGTTTGGCATATCGGAGATGGTGTATTATCCTATACAAAAATACcaaatgatttctaaaatcaCCCTAAAGGCATCCCATGGAAAGATTTTCTAATAgagtttttcttttataaaaaaaaacaccctaaaatataccaaaatcacaGAGGTATTTTGTCAAAATTAGACTTCCTCCGGTTTTACTTTTGTAAGCTTGCATATGCATACAAATGCTTGTTTGAGATTGCAATGACTTTCAAGGTTTGTGAGGAAGGATTGTCCATTTTATGTGAAGTGTTATGTTGAGGAAGGTTTGTTGAGAATGCTTGTTGGAGTGTTTGGATaccaaaattattccaaataatatttcgcttgcatcacaaacacatttcccaacctacctttttatattcccaatcacctttttatctcacattcaagtgctacagtaattattctaaataatatttcaaataatacactatccaaatATTTCTTTGATCTTGATGAAAATAACTTAATGACCAAAAAGTAAGCCTATATCACCACTTTGATTGTCAAATTGCTAAACCATTGGGAACGATTCATCAATTCAAATACAAATCCTTTTCTTGTTTATTACAACATGTTTTGGTGAAAGAGGAATAACGCACCTTTCAATAAGCAGGAGTAATCAGTCTTATTGACCCAGATGCCAACTTTAGGAAGAAATTTTATTTCGGTCCGGATCAactatttaataaatttaataatTGGTTTTAAAACAAAGATCCTCACGATCTTATGTAAATTTAATCTAGTGTGAAATTATCTCATTCAATAGGTTTTAGAAACTTTTGCTAATTCCTATATGCTGCAAGTTTGCTTTTGCAGTGCAAAAGATACTTTATATTCAAAAGTCTCAACCTTGATTATTATACCCTTTTTGATCAAACCCCTCTCCATTTAGACTAATGAATTGTATATTGGTGATTAGTATGTGTCATTATACAGAAAACTCTGACCTAAACCACGTCACCAACAATCAAGACCTTGTTAACTGCTTATGAATTAGGCACCAGAAACTTGGCAAAAATTAACATAAAATTGAGTCTTAAAAGGGACTTGCCTGTTCAAAAGTGTTGCGTAACGCTAGAGCTGAACCTCCAACACCTGCATTGTACATCCTATTGGGCGGTGCCACATTCCTGAACATCTTATTGGCAAATTTATGATTGATTTCTCTAGCGATTAGATCAGAAAATTTGAAGGCTAAAGTTGAGCTGCCAAGCTCCAAAATTTCTTTGGTAATACCCTCTACAAAACCAGGAaacaaagtcgagccaccagtAAGCATAATGTTCTTAAACAAATAATTCCTGATACCAATGTCACATTTCATGATGCTGTTGAAGATCATTTTATGCACACCTACGTTTTCCCCATCTTTAACGAATCTTGCCGAAGAAGGCTGGAAGAGAGCCTCGGGATTTTGAAATCTCTGTGAACGGAAATTCATGAAATGCCCGCAAGGCAACTCATATTCCTCATTAACTGGTGAAGGGATTTTCTTTGCTAACTCCAGTTCTTGCTGGATGTTCAAAGCAACGTAAGCTGCTTTATTCTGCACAAGTTTCATTATCTGCCTGCACAAAAACAAGCATCGTGAGGCGCCTCAGTTATTAGAGCTATTAAATGATCCAAAAGATCGCGGCCACCAAAACTTGATCGAGAAATTGCACGAAAAAGTGCATTTCCCCCCGAAACTGGTACTGCTACGGTTGAATCCGCACCAGAATCAAGCAatatactataaaaaaaaattcacataaCAATTAAGCCAATTAATCATTCACAATAAATGTAATGCCCGCACGCCCGCCGGGTTGGGCCAATACCTTTTTGAGTTGAAACTACAGGTTCAAAATTTTAAcccaaaattatatatttttccttttcttttccaagtttTGATGTGGGATATCACACTTTCCCTACCTTAAGAATTCTGCGACTTCGCAAAGGCCATTGCGATCCAACTAACCACTTAGTTATGTGTGGATTCTAAAGGTAACTCGTATGGGCTCTAAAGGTGGCCCTGTCCAATTTTGCACTTAACCCCACACAGCACTTAGTTTCTTGTAGTTTTTGCATAGTCGGAAACACATCACTTGATCCTAGACTCACCCCATGCAGAAACCAAGCGAAATTCactctgataccatttgtaacGCCCCGTGCCTATTGGGTTGACCAATACTTTT
The genomic region above belongs to Coffea arabica cultivar ET-39 chromosome 7c, Coffea Arabica ET-39 HiFi, whole genome shotgun sequence and contains:
- the LOC113699857 gene encoding actin-like; this encodes MKLVQNKAAYVALNIQQELELAKKIPSPVNEEYELPCGHFMNFRSQRFQNPEALFQPSSARFVKDGENVGVHKMIFNSIMKCDIGIRNYLFKNIMLTGGSTLFPGFVEGITKEILELGSSTLAFKFSDLIAREINHKFANKMFRNVAPPNRMYNAGVGGSALALRNTFEQASPF